A stretch of Gloeocapsopsis sp. IPPAS B-1203 DNA encodes these proteins:
- a CDS encoding cytochrome c oxidase subunit II, with protein sequence MNIPSSIWTLIVGIVVTIVSLWYGQNHGLLPTPASDEAELVDRLFNAMLTISTGLFLIVEGALIYSAVRFRRRPGDDSDGPPIFGNIPLEILWTAVPAILVIGIAIYSFDVYNSIGGFNPHSVHEAPIGEQAVRMPGAAIAATLSDTPPNTDSNLNQQKSDAAMQDPATAEVRNADQIPQRQNAPGVGVVSPSIGASPDQEGTSPALTVNVTGLQYAWIFTYPDTGITSGELHVPVGREVQISMTANDVIHAFWVPELRLKQDAIPGRQSEIRFTPRTVGEYKLICAELCGPYHGAMNTQFVIETPEAFEQWQQEQIANTDSQQLVAVNSADLSPAEFLAPYISNLEIQPEMLHQIHHTHH encoded by the coding sequence GTGAACATTCCATCATCGATCTGGACTTTAATCGTCGGTATAGTCGTAACCATAGTTAGCCTTTGGTACGGTCAAAATCATGGTCTGTTGCCAACACCAGCATCAGATGAAGCCGAGTTGGTAGATAGGCTATTCAATGCAATGTTGACTATCTCCACAGGTTTATTTCTTATTGTGGAGGGTGCCCTAATTTACTCTGCTGTTCGCTTTCGGCGTCGCCCTGGTGACGATTCTGACGGACCACCCATTTTCGGTAATATACCACTAGAAATCTTGTGGACAGCAGTACCAGCAATTCTTGTCATTGGAATTGCGATTTACAGCTTTGATGTTTATAACTCAATTGGTGGCTTCAATCCGCATAGTGTGCATGAGGCACCTATAGGAGAGCAAGCAGTCAGAATGCCAGGAGCAGCGATCGCAGCAACACTGAGTGATACACCGCCAAATACAGATTCTAATTTGAATCAACAGAAGTCTGACGCAGCAATGCAAGACCCAGCAACGGCAGAAGTTCGCAACGCCGATCAAATACCGCAAAGGCAAAACGCTCCAGGTGTAGGAGTTGTTTCTCCGAGCATCGGTGCAAGTCCCGATCAAGAGGGTACATCCCCAGCTTTAACAGTTAACGTTACAGGATTACAGTACGCTTGGATTTTCACGTATCCTGATACAGGCATTACAAGTGGTGAATTACACGTTCCGGTAGGACGCGAAGTTCAAATTAGTATGACCGCAAACGATGTCATTCACGCTTTTTGGGTACCAGAATTACGCCTAAAACAGGATGCAATTCCTGGTAGACAGTCAGAAATTCGATTTACACCGAGAACTGTAGGTGAGTATAAACTGATCTGTGCTGAACTCTGTGGTCCATACCACGGTGCAATGAATACACAATTTGTCATTGAAACACCGGAGGCATTTGAACAGTGGCAGCAAGAGCAGATCGCAAACACAGACTCGCAACAACTTGTTGCAGTCAACTCGGCTGATTTATCTCCAGCAGAATTTTTAGCTCCCTACATCAGCAATTTAGAAATTCAACCGGAAATGCTTCACCAAATCCACCACACTCATCATTAG
- the ctaD gene encoding cytochrome c oxidase subunit I codes for MTQAQLQESANPAHSEEHGVRKWRDYFSFNTDHKVIGIQYLVTTFIFYCIGGVLADLVRTELKTPETDFVSPEVYNSLFTLHATIMIFLWIVPAGAGFANYLIPLMIGAKDMAFPRLNAVAFWMIPPAGLLLISSLLVGDAPDAGWTSYPPLSLVTGQVGEAIWIMSVLLLGTSSILGAINFLVTIWKMRIPGMSVNQMPLFCWAMIATSAITLLSTPVLAGALILLGFDLLAGTTFFNPTGGGDPIVYQHMFWFYSHPAVYIMILPFFGLISEILPVHARKPVFGYQAIAYSSLAISFLGLIVWAHHMFTSGIPGWLRMFFMITTMIIAVPTGIKVFSWVATVWGGKLRLNSAMLFAMGFVGTFVIGGISGVMLAAVPFDIHVHDTYFVVAHLHYVLFGGSVLGIFAGYYHWFPKITGRMLNEFWGRVHFALTIVGLNLTFLPMHKLGMMGMNRRIAVYDPKFETINFICTMGSYLLAVSTFPFIINAIWSWMYGPKAGNNPWQALTLEWMTTSPPAIENFDKLPVLATGPYDYGMSNADDQEVEDVPLSDEREPALAAGPNSALRADPDPKFAANPEDRK; via the coding sequence ATGACACAAGCACAGCTACAAGAAAGCGCTAATCCTGCTCACAGTGAAGAACACGGAGTAAGAAAGTGGCGCGACTACTTCAGCTTTAATACCGATCACAAAGTTATCGGAATTCAATATCTCGTCACAACTTTTATTTTTTACTGTATTGGTGGCGTTTTAGCTGACTTAGTACGCACAGAATTAAAAACACCAGAAACTGATTTTGTCAGTCCAGAAGTCTACAACAGCTTGTTTACACTCCACGCGACGATCATGATTTTCTTGTGGATTGTACCTGCGGGGGCTGGATTTGCCAACTATCTCATTCCCCTAATGATTGGGGCAAAAGACATGGCATTTCCTCGCTTGAATGCAGTCGCGTTCTGGATGATTCCACCTGCTGGTTTGTTACTTATCAGTAGCTTACTTGTGGGAGATGCACCTGATGCAGGTTGGACGTCCTATCCACCTTTAAGCTTGGTGACAGGACAGGTGGGTGAAGCAATTTGGATTATGAGCGTCCTCTTACTTGGTACTTCTTCCATTCTGGGGGCGATCAATTTTCTGGTGACAATCTGGAAAATGCGGATTCCAGGAATGTCGGTAAACCAAATGCCGTTATTTTGTTGGGCAATGATTGCTACTTCCGCAATTACTTTGCTTTCTACTCCTGTACTAGCAGGTGCTTTAATTCTTTTAGGGTTTGATTTACTCGCAGGGACAACATTTTTTAACCCGACTGGCGGTGGAGATCCGATTGTTTACCAGCATATGTTCTGGTTTTACTCCCACCCTGCGGTTTACATTATGATTCTGCCCTTCTTCGGGCTGATCTCCGAAATTTTGCCAGTACACGCCCGTAAACCAGTTTTTGGTTATCAAGCGATCGCTTATTCAAGTTTGGCAATCAGCTTTTTGGGCTTAATCGTCTGGGCGCACCATATGTTTACTAGTGGTATTCCTGGTTGGTTGCGGATGTTCTTTATGATCACAACAATGATCATCGCTGTACCCACAGGGATCAAAGTTTTTAGCTGGGTAGCCACAGTTTGGGGTGGTAAGCTTCGTCTTAATAGCGCCATGCTGTTTGCTATGGGTTTTGTCGGCACGTTTGTTATCGGTGGTATTAGCGGCGTCATGTTAGCTGCTGTACCTTTTGATATTCACGTTCATGATACCTATTTTGTTGTTGCTCACCTGCACTATGTTCTCTTTGGAGGTAGTGTCTTAGGTATCTTTGCGGGTTATTACCACTGGTTTCCTAAGATTACTGGGCGAATGCTCAACGAGTTTTGGGGCAGAGTTCACTTTGCTCTCACGATTGTAGGCTTAAATCTGACTTTCTTGCCTATGCACAAGTTGGGCATGATGGGCATGAACCGACGGATTGCAGTGTACGATCCTAAATTTGAAACAATCAACTTTATCTGCACAATGGGTTCTTATTTGCTTGCCGTTTCTACTTTTCCGTTCATCATCAATGCTATTTGGAGTTGGATGTACGGTCCTAAGGCAGGTAATAACCCTTGGCAAGCATTAACCTTAGAGTGGATGACGACTTCACCACCAGCAATTGAGAATTTTGACAAGCTACCTGTGCTAGCAACAGGACCTTATGACTATGGTATGAGTAATGCTGATGATCAAGAAGTGGAGGATGTGCCACTATCTGATGAAAGAGAACCTGCTTTAGCTGCTGGTCCTAATTCAGCATTACGTGCTGATCCCGATCCCAAATTTGCTGCTAACCCTGAAGACCGCAAATAA